From Punica granatum isolate Tunisia-2019 chromosome 1, ASM765513v2, whole genome shotgun sequence:
AATCGTATCTAAGCAGTCTTCAGACATTTCAATCTGTACGAGGTAGAGGTTTCTCAAAATGACCTACTCGCTGGGCAAGTAGACCAATTTGTCCAACAAGTGGGAGAATTATGGGGTACATATAACATAATGCCATCTTTCCTGCGTCCAATCAACACGCTGCACGTGTCTTTAAAATTAACTTCATTATCAAAGCCAAATGTTTTGCAACGGGCAAACCGAAAATTTTCCGAGGAAAATGATCCCAGAGATCCTTACGGTGCAACTTCAATTATGGGCATACCCGTTTGAAATGGTCCCTTTATTCAATTGGAAGCATGACAGAGCCATTACATATGGTGGGGCTGCTCTCTTTATCTTTTCCCTGAATAAAGAATTATACATCCCTTTTATGAATGAACCTTTTGTGGTGAGTAGGGAATGGTAAATGATATTTCATCATTGACTCTGCGTCTTTGAGGAAATGCAGAATCCTAAGGTCAGCTCCATATCAGGAAAAATAACTTTCAGTTCAGAGCTTCTATTCACACACCGGCTCTCCGATGCATAGATGTTTTGTTGAGTTCCGGAAAGAAGAATCGGATTGGCATCGCGATATGATAAACATCGACATTGCACTTTCAACCAGTTTGGTCCACTAAACTGGTCGTACAACCGAGCATACAGCTTCAGGTCTGGCATTTACAAAGAATGACAGCAAGAGAATATGGAAAAGAACAAGCATGCCAAGATCATTGTCTCGTTAATAAACAGCAATGAGTATCTAGACAAAGAACCAGGGGGGGAGTTAGCTTTGTGAAGTCTgatgaataatttatttcgGGCACCTGGTAGCATTGGCACTGAGGATAGGTCGCAAATTTTAGATACCTTCGGACTCAGACTCGAGAACTGCCCTTCGAAACGGGACAATAGCGTGTCTCTTGAGACCGAACCCGAGAGGGGACTGCCTTTCCCCCCCTCACAACTATTCTCAACATCATCGTGGAGAATCGTGTAGTTCGAGCTGCTGACATTCCTAAAGTAGCAGTCTCTGCTGCTATCGTACTTGTATACCTCTGCCGTACTGCCCAAGCCACTAACCACCAAGTTGTTCTTCACAACAATATAACCGTTTGCCCTCTGCACATTTCTCAGCTTGCTCTTGGAAACTCCAAAAGCCGCATTCTTACCCCTGTTCTCATTGAACGCAAAGGTAACATTTGCTACTTCAAAGGAAGTTCCGTTCCCTTGGTCGAGGATGTTGCTGAAGTAGATAAACGGGAATTTCTTGTAAGAACGGATGAACTTAACGGACGATGACTCTGTCTTCAGATCGACTCTATCGTCATAATGGATCAACTGATTAACAGTTTGCATATTCGCCTCATTCCCCACGATCATGTGGTTGCTGAAATTGAACTTTTGAGTCCAGCGGGTAGTGATCATTCCGTAAGAGGAATTAACCCATCCGGTGGCCAAGATAGACCTGCTCGCCCCGATTAggaacttcccatccaagcccTTAAAGTCCAACTTCGATGAATACAATAGAGGCACACTGCTGTAACTTAAAAGCTTAGATGTGGTCCTTTTGCTCTTCTCATCCACCCAAAGGTGCAAGTTTGCGTCTATGTACCAAACGTTGAGGGCATTGGTGACGctgaaagaaaattcatggacCTCCCCATCCAAATCTTTGATAAGAACGGAGTTATCTCGATATCATAGGAAGGGAGATCGAAAGACCCAATACCAGTAATTGGTCTCCAGAAGAGAGGGTTGATTCCTCCAGTGAAGATGACAGTGAAAGGCCAAACACTGCCCACGGTCTCTCCATCAAGAGTCACCACAACCTCCCTGAAGGGCCCATTTCCATACACCGATGTGAGATTATTCGCGTTGAGGTAGTCGTTTGGGAGATTCCCGTACCAGAACTCATCCCTCTCATGGAAGGAAACATAAACCTCCAGCACAGCCCGATACACATTCTGCGGAATACTAAATTTCTTCGAATCCGTGTCAGTAGCATTCTCGATCTCAAACCACAGCCCATCCTTCAGCGGCAAGTTCCGGGAGATGGGCAGGATCAAGTCCGCCTTGGAACCGTACCCCGGGACAGAGTTCCCCGAATTCAATCCATCAAAACCGGATTTTTTGGCAGCAGGGTAGAAGTGCATGGTTATATTAACATCGTAAATCCCAGTATAGGTCTTATCGACGAGATTGCCTAGATAAACTGCCAATGTGCTATTCTTCATGAGAAGGGAATGGTACCTCGTGATGTCCTTCTGGACAGTCCAGATGATGCCAGTGGCTCGGGGCTCGGCAGTGCAGCTGCGTAGGAGCTCGACCCCGCCGAGCCAGACACCGAAGATCCTATCGAACTGCCGGCCACGGCACGTGGCTGTCCATTCGAGGACAATCTTGGAAAACTCCCGGGCAGGGCAGCCGTGACCGGAGGGAGGGTAATAGTTGGCGAGGATCGGGGGCTTGCCATAAGTGTAGGTGAACTGGTGGCGGAGGACAAGGTAGGAGCAAGGCTTCGTCGGCAGGGTGTCGATGGGCTTGGTGACCTCGAAGAACCGAGTGGGCGGAACCGTGGCTAAGTTCGATGTAAGAGCGGCATCTGAGGTCAGATCGAGTCCGAGGGACCGGGACCGGTGGAGGTTGTTGGCGGCGGTGAAGGGAATACGGTGGAAGgggaggtggaggaggaggatgaggatgaggagaggggcagaggaagaggaagccatGGGTATGGAGGTAGTTGAGAAACTCTTGTCACTCTTCTCTCGACTGTTAAGCTTCCTTCCTCTCTCTGTTTTCCCTCTGACGTTGTCTTtgatgggttcgggcccgccTTTCCATCAGTATCTTGTCCGGACTTTTATGGTGTTGTGGAGCAGATCCCTATGGAAGAATCATTATATGGAAACTAAAGATTATATGAACGAATCTAGCCGTATTAAATTCCATTAGTATATGACAAGGTGTGCTGGATATTTTACATGCCATGTCTGGCCTGATCAATTCGGCCTGTTCCGATATTTTTCCTTTGCAATTAGATCGGTAATTTCTGAATTTGGTTGAGAAAGCCGAATATGTGGAGTAATATATTGGGAGACTGATGGATTGTCATGGAAAGGTGTCTTGTAAGACACTCCACGGCAGGTATAGGCGTATTAGGACATAGCCGTACATAACAAATTGTGCCCAATCCAATTTCGGGTGACCGGATGAATTGGCTCCAAGGAGAGGCAAATCTTAGACAACTTTCTTTCCCTTCGTGGTCTCTGACCCGAGACACATCCTTTCGAAACGGAAAGGTCCCGTGTCTCTTGAGGCCGTATCGGAGAGGGGTCTGCGTTCTTCCCCCATCACAACTATCCTCAACGTCATCGTAGAGGATCGTGTAGTTCGAGCTACTGACGTTCCTAAAGTAGCAGCCGTTGTCGCTATCATACTTGTATACTTCCGTTGTACGCTCAGATGCACTAACCACCAAGTTGTTCTTGGCGACCATATATTCCTCTGCCGTCTGTACATTTCTCAGTTTGCTCCAGGAAACTCCAGAAGCCGCTTTCTCGCGTTTCTTCTCGTTGAATGCAAAGGTAAGGTTGGTAACAACCGATAAAGTATGGTTTCCTTGGTCGAAGACGTTGGTGTTGAAGTTGATTGGGAACTTCTTGTAAGAGCGGATGAACTTAACGGATGAGCACCCTGTCTTCAGGTCGACTTTATCGTTGCAGTGGACCTACTGATCAATTATCTGGTTGTTCACTTCATTCTCCAGGATCATGTCGTTGCTGAAGCGGAAGTTTTGAGTCGAGAGGGTCGTGATCCTCCCGTAAGAGGATTCAACCCATCCAGTGGCTGAGATAGACCTTCTCGCCCCTATTAGGAACTGCCCGTCCTGGCCCTTAAGGGGCCAACTTCGACGAATAGACTAGAGGAGCACTGCTGTAGCTTAAAAGCTTCGATGTGGTCCTTGTGCTCTTCTTGTCCAGCCAAAGGTGCAAATTTGCGTCTATGTACCAAACATTGAGGGCATTCGTGACGGTGAAACTGAACTCATGGACTTCGCCATCTTGTATCTTGGATAAGAATGGCGTCATCTCGATATTGTATGAAGGGAGATCAAAGGAACCGATTCCGGTGATGGGTCTCCAGAAGAGAGGGTTGATTCCTCCAGTGCAGATCACTGTGCAAGGCCAAACACTGCCCACGGTTGCTCCATCGAGACTTACCACGACCTCCCTGAAGAGCCCATTCCCCGCCACTGAGGTGAGATTATTTGCCTCGATGTACTCATTCGGGTAATTCCCGTACCAGAACTCATCATTCTTATGGAAGGAAACGTAAACCTCCAGCACATCCCGATACACATTCTGCGGAATACTAAATTTCTTCGACTCTGTATTAACATCATAAATCCCAGTGTAGGTTTTATCCACGAGGTTGCCAAGATAAACAGCTGACGTGCTGCTCTTCATGAGGAGGGAATGGTACCTCGTGATGTCCTCCTGGTCGACAGTCCAGAATCCCCAGATGATACCATTTCCCCGCGGCTCAGCAGTGCAGCTGCGGAGGAGCTCAACACCTCCGAGCCAGACACCAAAGATCCCGTCGAACTGTCAGCCACAGCATGTGGCAGTCCATTCGAGGATGATCTTGGCGAACTCCCGGGAGGGCAGACATTGTCGGAGGGAGGGATGTAGTCGGCGAAGGCAGGGGGCTGGCCATAAGTGAAGGCGACTGGTGGTGGAGGACAAGGTAGGAGCATGGCTTCGCGGGTGGTGTGTCGATGGGCTTTGTGACATTGAAGCAGCGGCTAGGCAGATCGTCAGTTAAGGTCATTGGCAGGTCGGTCTCCAAGGTTGAAGTGAATCCAACGGAGGGGCAGAGCAGGCGAGTATGGTGGAGGTTGTTGCCGACAGccggagggggggggggggggggggggggggggggggggggcgcaGCATATGGTggtggaggaagaggaagacgaGGAAGTTAGAActagaagaggaagagggagTCATGAATGATGGTAGTTGAGAAGCTCTCTTTACTCTTCTTCTATCTAATATGGTTACTCCCTGGGGATGGGACCCTTCCATCACTGTGGACAGCGATTATATGGAGTGACTATGGAAGTACTGTGCAATTCGAGATTGAATCGGAAATTTCTGATTTGGAACCTTCCATGTATCAACCGATCGATTTGGCCCAACCCACCACATGCACTTCAAGATTAAACTGGaaatttctgattttttttttcaccgaGAAAGTGCCAGGTATTAGTGATGGAGTAATAAATTTGGAGACTGATGGAATCTTATGGAAGGACACTTTATGGCTGTTATTTTTCTTAGGGAATGTTCATTAAGGTGTATTAGGATCGTCGCGAATTGGTACCAGAGATTCATACCTAATAAATTGGACAGTGCAATTAGTTCCATCCAATCTGCAGATTGCCATGAAAAACTTCAACAGCCTCAACGTCATTGCTTGCTCTTTATGGAGAGATACATGCAAAATAAATGTTGCAGATAGAAATCTCTTCAAACAAAGGATGCAGACACAGAGTGCGTTTTGAACTGAAACTGCATTTTCTGCTCAATGACTAATGTACATGCTTCCATAGCAAATAGTGAGAAATCATGCGATTTTTCCTCTTTGAATTGGGAGAACTAGAATAGCATGGAAAAGATTTCAGTTGAGAACCCGATTAAGAACAGATATTTGACCCGAGTCGCCATTTAAAAGGAAAACTTCCAAGGGCACGTACGGAGAGGATGATGTCCATTCAAACCTGTACGTGGGCTGCAATATCTTGCTTCCTTTGGGGCATGGAATGGCTAGGAGACGGGGCCCTGTTCTCATCTGCCAAACCTGCACATAGCACCTTCAAAGGCTGAGAAACAAGGAAATCCACTCTTATTGAAATTTAGACAGTAATGGACACACGGGAAGCATATAAAATCCAAGAGATTTTTGGATCTAGGAGTCCCAGGAACGGTAAAGGCTTAACTTCACGCCTAACGCAAAAGGATGCTACATCCTTTCTTTAAGGAAAAGATGCTTAATTCGAACTTCTTAAGGAACAGCAATGAAGAATGTTCCCGCTGATTCCCTGAAATGCTTAAGCTTATTACCATCAGGAAGGTGCACCTACT
This genomic window contains:
- the LOC116192583 gene encoding LOW QUALITY PROTEIN: peptide-N4-(N-acetyl-beta-glucosaminyl)asparagine amidase A-like (The sequence of the model RefSeq protein was modified relative to this genomic sequence to represent the inferred CDS: inserted 1 base in 1 codon; deleted 2 bases in 1 codon) — protein: MASSSSAPLLILILLLHLPFHRIPFTAANNLHRSRSLGLDLTSDAALTSNLATVPPTRFFEVTKPIDTLPTKPCSYLVLRHQFTYTYGKPPILANYYPPSGHGCPAREFSKIVLEWTATCRGRQFDRIFGVWLGGVELLRSCTAEPRATGIIWTVQKDITRYHSLLMKNSTLAVYLGNLVDKTYTGIYDVNITMHFYPAAKKSGFDGLNSGNSVPGYGSKADLILPISRNLPLKDGLWFEIENATDTDSKKFSIPQNVYRAVLEVYVSFHERDEFWYGNLPNDYLNANNLTSVYGNGPFREVVVTLDGETVGSVWPFTVIFTGGINPLFWRPITGIGSFDLPSYDIEITPFLSKXLDGEVHEFSFSVTNALNVWYIDANLHLWVDEKSKRTTSKLLSYSSVPLLYSSKLDFKGLDGKFLIGASRSILATGWVNSSYGMITTRWTQKFNFSNHMIVGNEANMQTVNQLIHYDDRVDLKTESSSVKFIRSYKKFPFIYFSNILDQGNGTSFEVANVTFAFNENRGKNAAFGVSKSKLRNVQRANGYIVVKNNLVVSGLGSTAEVYKYDSSRDCYFRNVSSSNYTILHDDVENSCGGERQSPLGFGLKRHAIVPFRRAVLESESEGI